One window of the Solanum stenotomum isolate F172 chromosome 11, ASM1918654v1, whole genome shotgun sequence genome contains the following:
- the LOC125845821 gene encoding uncharacterized protein LOC125845821 — MSSNGDLIRVPPHKLNAIGSPWQFVAWGMDVIGPTEPPAFNGHRFILVAIDYFTKWVEATSYKSVTTKVVVDFVRNNLICRFAIPNSIIIDNGANLNSHLMKDICEQFKITHQNSTAYCPQMNRTVEAANKNIKKILRKIIDNHIGWHEVLPYALLEYRTTVRTSIGATTNFLLYGTEAVIPAEVEIPSLRIIQEVELSNAD, encoded by the exons atgtcaagtaATGGTGATTTGATCCGAGTACCCCCTCACAAACTTAATGCTATTGGATCGCCTTGGCAATTCGTGGcctggggcatggatgtcattggccCAACTGAGCCACCCGCCTTTAATGGAcatagattcattttggttgccattgatTACTTCACTAAGTGGGTGGAAGCAACTTCTTATAAATCTGTGACGACGAAGGTAGTAGTTGATTTTGTTCGTAACAACTTGATATGTCGATTTGCAATACCTAATTCCATTATTATAGACAACGGTGCAAACCTCAACAGTCATTTGATGAAGGATATATGTGagcaattcaagattactcaccaAAATTCAACAGCttattgtcctcaaatgaaTAGAACCGTAGAAGCTGCCAATAAGAACATCAAAAAGATCTTGAGAAAGATTATTGATAATCACATAG GTTGGCATGAGGTGTtaccatatgctttgttggAATACCGAACAACCGTTAGAACATCAATTGGAGCAACTACAAACTTTCTACtatatggaacagaagcagtAATACCTGctgaagttgaaataccttcattgaggATCATCCAAGAAGTAGAACTGAGCAATGCTGATTAG